The Nyctibius grandis isolate bNycGra1 chromosome 3, bNycGra1.pri, whole genome shotgun sequence genome window below encodes:
- the RBM12B gene encoding RNA-binding protein 12B — MAVVIRLQGLPVVAGPADIRRFFLGLNIPDGGVHIIGGEIGEAFIIFATDEDARRAMSCSGGFIKDSRIELFLSSKAEMQSTIEMNRKRFDRGGRETMSGSRRTGTSGSGASGVGDIPHLVMGFPKGISKPGYGPPNHPESGFHTNGTRHGDIGMPKPSYQSRKDSHPFNPDDLYLFLRGIPYSATEDEVRAFLSGIHVDAVLLIKHRNGLNNGNCLVKFATPGDALEGLKRHRQYMGQRFIEISPSTEERWIEYGGSVDMPHEIDHFLCEDHSPRSPGYMHSRKHSLSRSPRRQRTRSRSPPNQEYYIHLRNLSTNLEKRDLRAFFPDLDICSKQIKLLTDKHQRRTRDAFVMLRSERDYQAALECHRKVLFNRLVYIFPISKKSMLKIIDSCERKRSQDRDHAGQAIPEKSYREGHSGPKTCVYVRNFPFDVSKIEVQKFFARFDIDEDDIYLLYDDKGVGLGEALVKFKSEEQAMKAEGLNRRRFLGTEVLIRLISEEQMQKFGVTVPLSSPNEMQGHSHPYDKGELSRPVGSPSGPPQGPPMHSYGPPGNFRHPSEFRHPPEDFMCPPKDFRGPPPLMDFGGDSEPFGRMEFGNNKMGGFPEGRFMPDPNFGGGSERVVPIRLKNLPFKATPNEILDFFYGYRVIPESVSVQYNEQGLPSGDAIVAMTNYEEAMAAINELNDRPIGPRKVKLSLL; from the coding sequence ATGGCTGTAGTCATCCGTTTACAGGGGCTTCCTGTTGTTGCGGGTCCTGCAGATATTCGTCGTTTCTTCTTGGGATTGAATATTCCTGATGGAGGTGTGCATATTATTGGAGGAGAGATTGGGGAGGCTTTTATTATATTTGCAACAGATGAAGATGCACGGCGTGCCATGAGCTGTTCAGGAGGGTTTATCAAGGACTCGCGCATAGAGCTTTTCCTCAGCAGCAAGGCGGAAATGCAGAGTACCATAGAAATGAACCGGAAACGATTTGACCGTGGGGGGCGAGAAACTATGTCTGGCTCTAGAAGAACAGGTACTAGTGGTTCTGGTGCATCAGGTGTTGGAGACATTCCACATTTAGTCATGGGTTTTCCAAAAGGAATAAGTAAACCTGGTTATGGTCCACCAAATCATCCGGAGTCTGGTTTCCATACCAATGGCACAAGACATGGTGATATAGGTATGCCTAAACCAAGCTATCAGTCAAGAAAGGATTCTCATCCATTTAACCCAGATGATCTTTACTTATTTCTACGTGGTATACCTTACTCTGCAACAGAAGATGAAGTACGTGCTTTCCTCTCTGGGATACATGTGGATGCAGTGCTTCTGATAAAGCATCGCAATGGCTTAAACAATGGTAATTGCTTGGTAAAATTTGCTACGCCTGGTGATGCCTTAGAAGGACTTAAACGTCATAGACAATACATGGGTCAGAGGTTTATAGAAATAAGCCCATCTACAGAGGAACGGTGGATTGAATATGGTGGGAGCGTAGACATGCCACATGAAATTGATCACTTTTTGTGCGAAGACCATTCTCCAAGAAGTCCAGGTTACATGCATTCAAGGAAGCATTCTCTTTCAAGATCACCAAGGAGACAAAGAACACGTTCTCGTTCACCTCCCAACCAGGAATATTACATACACTTAAGAAATCTATCTACTAATCTGGAGAAGAGAGATTTGagagctttttttcctgatctggATATATGCAGCAAACAAATCAAGCTTCTAACAGATAAGCATCAGAGGAGGACTAGAGATGCCTTTGTGATGTTAAGAAGTGAGAGAGATTATCAGGCTGCTTTGGAGTGTCATAGAAAGGTTCTTTTCAATCGTCTCGTTTACATTTTTCCAATTTCAAAAAAGTCAATGTTGAAAATAATTGATTCTTGTGAGAGGAAAAGATCACAGGACAGAGATCATGCTGGACAGGCCATACCAGAAAAAAGTTATCGGGAAGGTCATTCTGGCCCCAAGACGTGTGTTTATGTAAGGAATTTTCCATTTGATGTGTCAAAAATTGAAGTGCAAAAGTTCTTTGCGAGATTTGATATTGATGAAGATGATATTTACTTGCTCTACGATGACAAAGGAGTTGGGCTGGGAGAAGCATTAGTGAAGTTTAAATCTGAAGAACAAGCCATGAAAGCAGAAGGTTTAAATCGTCGAAGATTTTTGGGAACGGAGGTATTAATAAGACTTATATCTGAAGAGCAGATGCAGAAGTTTGGTGTAACTGTACCATTGTCTTCACCAAATGAAATGCAGGGTCATTCACATCCGTATGACAAAGGTGAGCTTTCCCGTCCAGTTGGTTCACCATCTGGGCCACCCCAGGGGCCACCCATGCATTCATACGGTCCCCCTGGGAACTTCAGGCATCCTTCTGAATTTAGGCACCCCCCTGAGGACTTCATGTGCCCTCCGAAGGATTTTAGAGGTCCGCCACCCCTCATGGATTTTGGTGGTGACAGTGAACCTTTTGGCAGAATGGAGTTTGGGAATAATAAAATGGGAGGTTTTCCTGAAGGAAGATTTATGCCAGATCCAAATTTCGGTGGGGGTTCTGAACGTGTAGTTCCTATTCGATTGAAAAATTTACCTTTTAAAGCTACTCCTAATGAGATTCTGGATTTTTTCTATGGCTACAGAGTGATACCAGAGTCTGTCTCTGTACAGTACAACGAACAAGGATTACCTTCGGGTGATGCCATCGTTGCTATGACAAACTATGAGGAAGCTATGGCTGCTATTAATGAACTGAATGATAGGCCAATTGGTCCACGGAAAGTTAAGTTGAGTTTGCTgtaa